The following coding sequences lie in one Cloeon dipterum chromosome 1, ieCloDipt1.1, whole genome shotgun sequence genomic window:
- the Stt3B gene encoding dolichyl-diphosphooligosaccharide--protein glycosyltransferase subunit STT3B, protein MAGGSSSVGSRPTKVPNSASLVNASGLQSLVVFLVLLLAWIGGFASRLFAVIRFESIIHEFDPWFNYRATAYMVQHGFYNFLNWFDERAWYPLGRIVGGTVYPGLMLTSGAIHHVLHSLNIPVHIRDICVFLAPVFSGLTAISTYFLTKELWSPGAGLFAASFIAIVPGYISRSVAGSYDNEGIAIFALQMTYFLWVKAVKTGSVFWASMTALSYFYMVSAWGGYVFIINLIPLHVFALLLMGRYSARVYTAYSTFFILGLLFSMQIPFVGFQPVRTSEHMASAGVFVLLNAIGAIKYIQALISKSDLKALFLTVAAGAAGAVFLGVVGLTYLGVIAPWSGRFYSLWDTGYAKIHIPIIASVSEHQPTTWFSFFFDLHILVGTFPVGLWYCIKSINDERVFVVLYALSAVYFAGVMVRLMLTLTPVVCILAGIAFSRLFELYLKDEDPKTPIDEADSEGDDAAEAIGGRKLYDKAGKMRRMRHEQPSEPTSLGANIRMVSLVATVMMLMMFAVHCTWVTSNAYSSPSIVLASYGNDGSRQILDDFREAYYWLSQNTADDARVMSWWDYGYQIAGMANRTTLVDNNTWNNSHIALVGKAMSSNESAAYEVMKALDVDYVLVIFGGVIGYSGDDINKFLWMVRIAEGEHPKDIRESDFFTERGEFRVDEEGTPTLLNCLMYKLSYYRFGELKLDYRSPAGLDRTRQAVIGNKNFELTYLEEAYTTEHWLVRIYKVKKENEFNRPRIPVANRVIKGNRLFVSKKTSKRKKGSLKNRPTVVKGKKRT, encoded by the exons TCCACGAGTTCGACCCATG GTTCAACTACAGAGCAACAGCTTACATGGTCCAACATGGATTCTACAACTTCCTCAACTGGTTTGATGAGAGGGCTTGGTACCCTCTGGGCCGCATTGTCGGCGGCACCGTCTACCCTGGGCTGATGTTGACCTCTGGCGCCATTCACCACGTTCTGCACTCATTGAACATTCCTGTCCACATCAGAGACATCTGTGTTTTCCTTGCACCTGTCTTTTCTGGTCTCACAGCGATCTCTACCTACTTCTTGACCAAGGAGCTGTGGTCCCCTGGTGCAGGACTCTTTGCTGCTTCCTTCATCGCCATTGTCCCTGGATACATCAGCAGATCa GTTGCTGGAAGTTACGACAATGAAGGAATTGCAATTTTCGCCCTACAGATGACCTACTTCCTTTGGGTCAAGGCTGTGAAAACTGGATCCGTTTTTTGGGCATCCATGACCGCTCTGTCTTATTTCTACATG GTGAGCGCGTGGGGTGGTTACGTGTTCATCATCAACCTGATCCCGCTGCATGTGTTCGCGCTGCTTCTGATGGGTCGCTACTCTGCCAGAGTGTACACGGCCTACTCGACATTTTTCATTCTCGGGCTCCTCTTCAGCATGCAAATCCCGTTTGTTGGCTTCCAGCCAGTACGCACTTCTGAGCACATGGCCAGTGCTGGCGTCTTCGTCCTCCTGAATGCCATTGGTGCCATCAAGTACATCCAAGCGTTGATCTCCAAGTCGGACCTTAAGGCGCTCTTCTTGACCGTTGCTGCAGGAGCTGCTGGCGCAGTGTTCCTCGGCGTTGTTGGCCTTACCTACTTGGGGGTCATTGCCCCATGGAGCGGAAG attttacTCCCTTTGGGACACCGGCTACGCCAAGATCCACATCCCAATCATTGCTTCTGTATCTGAGCATCAGCCGACAACCTGGTTCTCCTTCTTCTTTGACTTGCACATCCTCGTTGGCACTTTCCCTGTCGGTCTTTGGTACTGCATCAAGTCCATCAATGATGAACGCGTTTTTGTTGTCTTGTACGCACTCTCGGCTGTGTACTTTGCTGGTGTGATGGTTCGTCTCATGCTCACGCTCACACCAGTTGTCTGCATCCTGGCCGGAATTGCGTTCTCGCGTCTGTTTGAGTTGTACCTGAAGGATGAGGATCCCAAAACCCCCATTGACGAGGCAGACTCTGAGGGAGATGATGCTGCCGAGGCCATCGGTGGCAGGAAGCTCTATGACAAG gCAGGTAAGATGCGTAGGATGAGGCACGAACAACCTTCAGAGCCTACAAGCCTTGGTGCCAACATTCGGATGGTGAGCCTCGTGGCGACCGTCATGATGCTGATGATGTTTGCTGTCCACTGCACTTGGGTCACCTCAAACGCATACAGCAGCCCGTCAATCGTCCTTGCATCATATGGAAATGATGGCTCTAGACAGATTTTGGATGACTTCCGAGAG GCCTACTACTGGTTGAGTCAAAACACAGCCGATGATGCGAGAGTGATGAGCTGGTGGGATTACGGATATCAAATAGCGGGAATGGCAAATCGGACAACTCTAGTGGACAATAACACGTGGAACAATAGTCACATCGCATTGGTGGGAAAAGCCATGTCTTCGAATGAGAGTGCTGCATATGAG GTGATGAAGGCACTGGACGTGGATTACGTGCTAGTCATTTTTGGCGGTGTGATCGGCTACAGCGGTGACGACATCAACAAGTTCCTTTGGATGGTACGCATTGCTGAAGGAGAACACCCGAAAGACATCAGGGAAAGTGACTTCTTCACCGAGCGCGGCGAGTTCAGAGTTGATGAAGAGGGCACCCCGACGCTCCTCAACTGTCTCATGTACAAACTCAGCTACTACCGTTTCGGGGAGCTCAAGCTGGATTACCGAAGCCCGGCTGGACTTGACCGCACTCGCCAAGCGGTGATTGGAAACAAAAACTTTGAACTCACCTACCTGGAAGAAGCATACACCACTGAACACTGGCTTGTCAGGATTTACAA GgtgaagaaagaaaatgaattcaacAGGCCTAGGATTCCAGTGGCCAACCGTGTGATCAAGGGAAATCGCTTATTTGTATCAAAGAAG acAAGCAAGAGGAAGAAAGGGTCATTGAAAAATCGACCAACTGTTGTTAAAGGCAAGAAGAGAACGTAA
- the Pdf gene encoding pigment-dispersing hormone type 1, which yields MQRILVTVLVVSVCVVQSRSEGGNFNDAMQTDPAAAQRDFINHFVRPTSGSCENHYRELASYLFGLAQEALDRSTKPQMCVRKRNSELINSLLGLPKVMNDAGRK from the coding sequence ATGCAGCGGATTCTGGTGACTGTGCTCGTGGTGAGCGTGTGCGTGGTGCAGAGCCGGAGCGAGGGCGGCAACTTCAACGACGCTATGCAGACGGACCCTGCGGCGGCCCAGAGGGACTTCATCAACCACTTCGTGCGGCCCACGTCGGGCTCATGCGAGAACCACTACCGCGAACTCGCCAGCTACCTGTTCGGCCTGGCGCAGGAGGCGCTCGACAGGTCGACCAAGCCGCAGATGTGTGTCCGCAAACGCAACTCAGAGTTGATCAATTCTCTGCTCGGCCTGCCCAAAGTGATGAACGATGCCGGAAGAAAGTGA
- the LOC135947720 gene encoding transcription factor SPT20 homolog, with amino-acid sequence MRSLLFATAAVLLFSSGYAQRRPPNYSQDNMPETSFECRDKDIGGYYADPEADCQMFHVCVKMGPSEAIQDFRFLCPNDTMFDQENQICANWFDIDCEASTLYYSKSFDLFRVGHGPASDDILQRAPEPVKFVSVKQASRRPQPPKPAEDEFFRTASSSDIHRGRDEEDESPSAPKLSVPAPKPAAPAPKPGQRLVRRKQHRRLRPVQAQQNEFTSNQQQAVVQRQETVTPRVVVSKAPPKDLQPPLSITVTEAPAATTNTFTPEEPVNPASTISPTTYAAFQARKNSQRKTSGAPGKKVNLANRSPLPRVQNEFTTPASVKLAENQQRQEQAVINQQANNFNQQQRQPKPSTNNPNNLNQQQQNQREPQVANNFDQQQNQQRQPQPAVNNFNQQQQQQRQPQVSNNVNQQQQRQPQVASNFNQQQQSQQRQPQQANNFNQQQNQQRQPQPAVNNFNQQQQRQPQVSNNFNQQQQRQPQAASNFNQQQQSQQRQPQQVNNFNQQQQNQQRQPQPASDLNQQQRQTTQSANNFNHQQQNQRQQPSANNFNQQQTQQRQQPAVNNFNQQTRQPQQANNQQQAQNFNNQQRQPSQQQPGNLNNQQRSPPVQLPLDDFQKLNNKQVNQQSQQINSQKSQISEQRVNQQQQFQSFNTFSSQQQSSASTFSSPNPSSFNPSTVSQFINPSTTVAPAAAFGFQNRASVSPKPFQLRRSQRPRENDFSEEKEDELLRTAHSSSFRASDLNAIQRSQANSQSTFGADKTFAPTKPPVSISSPKPFSKPSTAFVAQTSRVTSSTTFAPRPSTFPRPISSSTSRPFVTETIPSSPSSSSFAPNSTDQPSRNKKGNSDYDYAYYDDTPFDHEYEGVDHISEFSRTNAKNQG; translated from the exons ATGAGGTCGCTTCTATTCG ccacTGCGGCCGTGCTGCTTTTCTCAAGCGGCTATGCCCAGAGAAGGCCGCCGAACTACAGCCAGGATAACATGCCTGAGACGAGTTTCGAGTGCAGAGACAAGGATATCGGCGGCTACTATGCTGATCCTGAGGCCGACTGCCAGATGTTCCACGTTTGCGTGAAAATGGGACCAAGTGAG gCCATTCAAGATTTCCGTTTCCTGTGCCCCAATGACACAATGTTCGACCAGGAGAACCAGATTTGTGCAAATTGGTTTGACATCGACTGCGAAGCCTCCACTTTGTACTACAGCAAGTCCTTCGACCTCTTCCGTGTTGGTCACGGCCCTGCCTCTGATGACATTCTCCAGCGCGCCCCTGAACCAGTGAAGTTTGTTTCGGTTAAGCAGGCGAGCAGGAGACCGCAGCCACCTAAGCCTGCAGAAGACGAATTCTTCCGCACCGCCTCTAGCTCTGACATTCACCGTGGCAGAGATGAAGAGGACGAATCTCCTTCCGCGCCCAAGCTCTCAGTTCCTGCTCCCAAGCCCGCGGCTCCAGCTCCAAAGCCAGGACAGCGGCTTGTGAGACGCAAGCAGCACCGCCGACTCCGCCCTGTGCAAGCTCAGCAAAACGAATTCACCTCTAACCAGCAGCAAGCTGTCGTTCAGCGTCAGGAAACCGTCACACCCCGTGTCGTCGTTTCTAAGGCCCCACCGAAAGATCTGCAGCCTCCTCTGTCAATCACCGTGACGGAAGCACCTGCTGCTACCACAAACACTTTTACTCCCGAGGAACCAGTGAACCCAGCGTCAACTATTTCACCCACCACATACGCTGCATTCCAAGCTAGGAAAAACTCACAACGCAAGACATCTGGCGCACCCGGCAAGAAAGTGAATTTGGCTAACAGGTCTCCTCTGCCTCGCGTTCAAAATGAGTTCACAACTCCCGCTTCAGTGAAATTGGCTGAGAACCAACAGAGGCAAGAACAGGCTGTTATCAATCAGCAAGCTAACAACTTCAACCAGCAGCAGAGACAGCCTAAGCCCAGCACCAATAACCCCAATAACCTCAACCAGCAGCAACAGAATCAGAGAGAGCCTCAGGTTGCCAACAACTTCGACCAACAACAGAATCAGCAGAGACAACCTCAGCCAGCTGTTAACAACTtcaaccagcagcagcagcagcagagacaGCCTCAGGTTTCCAACAACGTCAACCAGCAGCAACAGAGACAGCCTCAAGTGGCCAGCAACTTCAACCAGCAGCAACAAAGTCAGCAAAGACAACCTCAACAGGCTAACAACTTCAACCAACAACAGAATCAGCAGAGACAACCTCAGCCAGCTGTTAACAACTtcaaccagcagcagcagagacaGCCTCAGGTCTCCAACAACTtcaaccagcagcagcagagacaGCCTCAAGCTGCCAGCAACTTCAACCAGCAGCAACAAAGCCAGCAAAGACAGCCTCAGCAGGTTAACAACTTCAACCAGCAGCAACAGAACCAGCAGAGACAACCTCAACCAGCCAGCGACCTCAACCAGCAGCAGAGACAGACGACTCAGTCTGCCAACAATTTCAACCATCAGCAACAGAATCAGAGACAGCAACCGTCCGCCAACAACTTCAACCAGCAGCAGACCCAGCAGAGACAACAGCCAgctgtaaataatttcaaccagCAGACAAGACAACCTCAGCAAGCTAATAACCAGCAGCAAGCGCAGAACTTTAACAATCAACAAAGACAGCCTTCTCAACAGCAGCCAGGCAACCTCAACAACCAGCAAAGATCACCGCCGGTTCAGCTTCCCCTGGACGACTTCCAAAAGTTGAACAACAAGCAGGTCAACCAACAGTCACAGCAGATTAATTCCCAAAAGAGCCAGATCAGCGAACAGAGGGtcaaccagcagcagcaattccAGTCCTTCAACACGTTTAGCAGCCAGCAGCAATCCTCGGCGAGCACCTTCAGCAGCCCCAATCCATCTTCTTTTAACCCTTCGACAGTTAGCCAGTTCATTAATCCCAGCACAACAGTTGCACCTGCTGCCGCCTTCGGTTTCCAAAATCGCGCAAGCGTCTCGCCGAAACCCTTCCAGCTCCGTCGCTCTCAAAGGCCCCGCGAAAATGATTTCTCTGAAGAAAAGGAGGACGAACTTTTGAGGACGGCGCACTCCTCTAGCTTCAGAGCTTCCGACTTGAACGCTATCCAGCGCTCCCAGGCCAACTCCCAGTCCACGTTTGGTGCAGACAAAACCTTTGCTCCGACGAAGCCACCCGTGAGCATTAGTTCCCCAAAGCCATTCAGCAAGCCAAGCACTGCCTTCGTCGCCCAAACCTCTCGCGTTACTAGCAGCACTACGTTCGCCCCCAGACCTTCTACGTTCCCCAGGCCAATTTCCAGCAGCACCTCACGACCCTTTGTAACTGAAACCATTCCCTCTTCACCCTCCTCCTCATCCTTTGCACCTAATTCGACCGACCAGCCATCCCGCAACAAGAAGGGCAACTCTGACTACGATTATGCCTATTATGATGACACGCCGTTTGACCATGAGTACGAAGGCGTTGATCACATCAGCGAGTTCTCAAGAACCAATGCCAAAAACCAGGGCTGA